From one Rhopalosiphum padi isolate XX-2018 chromosome 2, ASM2088224v1, whole genome shotgun sequence genomic stretch:
- the LOC132919674 gene encoding zinc finger protein 664-like produces MELTKVCRLCLSAVDWPISVFDELADKIAQCLHIHISRTDQLPKHVCVKCKDTVNEFYAYYTNAVECQKQLDQLADVQHNMASSSFEPVVTINYDQNTEYKSEYNEPESWSESNQSEIEMKDTVKIDPAEEIDDDQSSDRTKTPRKVKIKFFKCRKCEESFNTKHALKDHQNDAHPHSAYKCNCCDKTFDTMCARQKHKKEEHPSVTYSCDTCDYRTPYKSRMQYHENRHKKVYSVFCDTCQAGFFNKDELATHEIKNHGAEPYQCDRCSKLCTSKTNLYSHMKVHTTSAESVSYQCETCGKAFRRIGSYRRHIQSHLGLKYECSYCNKLLSSAHHLKLHVRIHTGEKNHVCEMCGKAFTVSKYLVEHKRIHTGERPFKCDLCSKGFTQKTSLRIHTRWHTGDRPYKCEVCDDRFVINTFLQRHIKKHHPDLVEPVQDPCANSLQTL; encoded by the exons ATGGAGCTGACCAAAGTGTGCCGGCTGTGCCTGTCTGCGGTCGACTGGCCCATCAGCGTTTTCGACGAACTGGCCGACAAGATAGCCCAATGCCTGCATATCCACATATCCCGCACTGACCAGCTGCCCAAGCACGTGTGCGTCAAGTGCAAAGACACCGTCAACGAGTTCTACGCGTACTACACCAACGCGGTCGAGTGCCAGAAACAGCTCGATCAGCTGGCTGACGTCCAGCACAACATG GCTTCCAGTAGTTTTGAACCAGTGGTAACCATTAATTATGACCAAAATACAGAATACAAATCTGAATACAACGAACCAGAAAGTTGGTCTGAAAGTAATCAATCAGAAATCGAAATGAAAGACACTGTGAAAATAGATCC TGCTGAAGAAATTGATGACGACCAAAGTTCAGATAGAACTAAGACACCTCGtaaggttaaaataaaatttttcaaatgcaGAAAATGTGAAGAATCTTTTAATACTAAACACGCATTAAAAGATCATCAAAATGATGCACATCCACACTCTGCATACAAGTGCAATTGTTGTGATAAAACATTTGACACAATGTGTGCTCGGCAAAAGCACAAAAAAGAAGAACATCCTAGTGTTACTTATTCGTGCGACACATGTGATTATCGTACACCCTATAAAAGTCGAATGCAATATCATGAAAATAGACATAAAAAAGTCTACAGTGTATTCTGTGATACGTGCCAAgcaggtttttttaataaagacgAATTGGCTAcacatgaaattaaaaaccatGGTGCCGAACCATACCAATGTGATCGTTGCAGCAAATTATGTACGTCCAAGACCAATTTATACAGCCATATGAAAGTACATACCACATCAGCTGAATCAGTTAGTTACCAATGCGAAACCTGTGGAAAAGCGTTCAGGCGCATAGGGAGTTACAGACGACATATTCAGTCACATTTAGGTCTAAAATACGAATGCTCTTATTGTAACAAGCTGCTGAGTTCAGCACACCATCTGAAACTTCATGTGCGTATACATACTGGTGAAAAAAATCACGTGTGTGAAATGTGTGGCAAAGCGTTTACAGTTAGCAAATACCTAGTTGAACATAAAAGAATACATACAGGTGAGAGACCGTTCAAATGCGACTTGTGTTCTAAAGGTTTTACTCAAAAGACATCATTACGCATACATACCAGATGGCATACAGGAGACCGACCATATAAATGTGAAGTATGTGACGATAGATTTGTAATCAACACATTTTTACAGAGGCACATTAAAAAACACCATCCTGACCTTGTAGAACCTGTACAAGACCCATGCGCTAATTCTCTTCAAACTTTATGA
- the LOC132919673 gene encoding ubiquitin carboxyl-terminal hydrolase 15-like, which produces METSEVDTSILSSLHGNRYDYLRADDKESFGDSAFLAENLEKDLPKTLPELSEITDSDTYLHNNGLSQMMTIDSSWSEDSTSCFPTSTNSSFPIALPGPSDFDEFNSIQTVPRAETPGLGLSTIFSADADLSDPTAEIGVCGLRNLGNTCFMSAGLQALLSTESLVSYFLGFDNDGSEETLIGQFSDLAKRFWHGQYSVINPHQFKYVLGKRYAQFRDCSQHDCQEFLALLLDSLNDELLMHFAKHCKVTSRKTRKSPNPRKLLPREVDEFVISSSEYELPQTLCDILTEKLSEDQDFMTQKVNNSDSDVLVSPNDGTMMASSVSSCEPDLLKTKVQINDLLNGKREICCDSSSDSRLMDLKRVKLDDNKISKSELVEADSIGSTVLEKRIQQESIINKIFQGQFESSVTCLECNYVSVMHEPFMYLSVPLPFATQQQMYITFVSATHNPPMKYLITVNKQDDIKKVKSELVNLIGEDKHPDMLVVAEVFNRHISKILSDDHQVRSVDSNNRDLYAFEVLEINLDLVNGDIEEFIEGNTQIEPMDIDSGNIEQGDICTICLEYKPDMVLHKDIKDCTCILCEECIKSSCFHSSGEKDQMDCPVCRVRIDPKVDLIPIEQPTGNINQAIRRLTIPIVFKQADGKSLIGRPALVRLPSEVPAEVLYVEVAKLHPYSEEFSLSLVDGQGTMCSRCMWDVHCGGCIIPKDGIIKFRSGDTLAVTFEDFVDVYLLDTKLHPGSTEQMRSNKPLSIYDCINAFCQSELLDDNNPWWCPFCKKNQRATKTLSISKYPRCLIVYLKRFVFHENWGIKLQDSVVFPLDGLMLDIKQELVYDLYACVCHTGSTSMGHYTSYTKHVESEEWYYYNDESATKTTPGQEDYCNAYILFYKKQGLPDDDADSSGL; this is translated from the exons ATGGAAACCTCGGAAGTTGACACGTCCATACTGAGTTCGTTGCACGGTAACCGGTACGATTACTTGCGGGCAGACGATAAGGAGAGTTTTGGTGATTCGGCTTTCCTAGCCGAAAACCTTGAAAAAGATTTGCCAAAAACACTGCCTGAACTGTCTGAAATTACAGACAGCGACACTTATCTGCACAACAACGGACTGTCGCAGATGATGACTATTGACAGTTCATG GAGTGAAGATTCAACATCATGTTTTCCTACATCAACCAACTCAAGTTTTCCTATTGCACTCCCAGGTCCAAGTGATTTTGATGAGTTCAATAGTATTCAAACTGTTCCTAGAGCTGAAACACCAGGATTAGGGTTAAGCACAATTTTTTCTGCTGATGCCGATTTATCTGATCCAACTGCAGAAATTGGTGTTTGTGGTCTTAGAAACCTTGGTAATACATGTTTTATGAGTGCTGGTTTACAAGCTCTCTTATCTACAGAGAGTCTTGTGTCTTATTTTTTGGGCTTTGACAATGATGGATCTGAAGAGACGTTAATTGGACAATTTTCCGATCTTGCTAAACGTTTTTGGCATGGACAGTACAGTGTTATTAATCCACATCAGTTCAAATATGTGTTGGGAAAACGATACGCACAGTTCCGAGATTGCAGCCAGCATGATTGTCAAGAATTCTTGGCTCTTTTATTAGATAGCCTAAATGATGAACTATTGATGCATTTTGCCAAACACTGCAAAGTAACATCACGTAAAACTCGTAAGTCCCCAAATCCCAGAAAACTATTGCCACGTGAAGTTGATGAGTTTGTAATTAGTTCGTCTGAATATGAATTACCTCAAACTTTATGTGACATTTTAACAGAAAAATTATCTGAGGATCAAGACTTCATGACACAGAAAGTGAATAATTCCGATTCTGATGTTCTTGTGTCACCAAATGATGGTACCATGATGGCTTCTTCTGTATCTTCTTGTGAACCAGATCTTCTGAAGACCAAGGTACAAATTAATGATTTGTTGAACGGAAAAAGAGAAATATGTTGTGATTCCTCATCTGATTCAAGACTTATGGATTTAAAGCGTGTAAAAttagatgataataaaatatctaagtcAGAGCTTGTAGAAGCTGATTCAATAGGATCTACTGTTCTTGAGAAACGTATTCAACAAGAGtccattatcaataaaatatttcaaggaCAATTTGAAAGTTCT GTTACATGTCTAGAATGTAATTATGTGTCCGTAATGCATGAACCTTTCATGTATCTATCTGTACCTTTACCATTTGCTACTCAACAACAAATGT atataacaTTTGTTAGTGCAACACATAATCCACCAATGAAATATTTGATTACTGTTAATAAACAGGATGATATTAAAAAGGTTAAAAGTGAGCTGGTAAATTTGATAGGTGAAGATAAACACCCTGATATGTTGGTTGTAGCTGAAGTTTTTAACagacatatttcaaaaatattg aGTGATGACCATCAAGTGAGGAGTGTTGACTCTAATAACCGAGACTTGTATGCGTTTGAGGTGTTGGAAATTAATTTGGACCTCGTGAATGGTGATATTGAAGAATTCATTGAAGGAAACACACAAAtt GAACCAATGGATATAGACTCTGGAAATATTGAACAAGGAGACATTTGTACCATATGCTTAGAGTATAAACCTGATATGGTACTCCACAAAGATATCAAAGATTGCACTTGTATATTGTGTGAAGAATGCATTAAATCGAGTTGTTTTCATTCTAGTGGAGAAAAAGATCAAATGGATTGCCCTGTTTGTAGAGTAAGAATAGACCCTAAGGTGGATTTAATTCCAATTGAACAACCTACTGGTAATATAAATCAAGCTATACGACGTTTGACTATTCCAATCGTGTTTAAACAAGCTGATGGAAAAAGTTTAATTGGTCGACCAGCATTGGTTCGTTTACCAAGTGAAGTTCCTGCTGAAGTACTTTATGTTGAAGTGGCCAAACTTCATCCGTACTCTGAAGAGTTCTCATTATCATTAGTTGATGGTCAGGGGACCATGTGCTCTAGATGCATGTGGGATGTACATTGTGGCGGCTGTATTATTCCCAAAGATGGTATAATCAAGTTTCGTAGCGGTGATACACTAGCTGTTACCTTTGAAGATTTTGTAGATGTATATTTGCTAGACACTAAATTACATCCAGGATCTACTGAACAAATGCGATCAAATAAACCTCTTTCAATATATGATTGTATTAATGCTTTTTGCCaaag TGAACTTTTAGATGATAATAATCCTTGGTGGTGTCCATTCTGCAAAAAAAACCAACGTGCCACTAAAACATTGTCCATATCCAAGTATCCTAGATGTCTTATTGTGTacttaaaaag atTTGTTTTTCATGAAAATTGGGGAATAAAATTACAAGATAGTGTAGTATTTCCTTTAGATGGATTGATGTTGGACATAAAACAAGAATTAGTATATGATTTGTATGCTTGTGTTTGTCATACAggaa GTACTTCTATGGGCCATTATACATCTTATACTAAACATGTGGAGTCAGAAgaatggtattattataatgacgaaTCAGCCACTAAAACAACACCTGGACAAGAAGATTATTGtaatgcatatattttgttttacaagaAACAAG GATTACCTGATGATGATGCCGATTCCTCAGGACTgtga
- the LOC132921710 gene encoding exocyst complex component 1 isoform X2 yields MATARQILQQEIFDQCDQKLLAFVGVSNDSKKKKFGYLCLSDTKEPPSNIYIHQIKFDNKVVKKKRIWSLNELITVDGKTSSQDCLEIELTLDKPYKWVATNNQERKIFLISLWKQCASYVFDKKPEFKNLPLDWTSGDLVVLPADRKSKLSLAVSPIISAEDFQPLSEKEEQDLELLMKECGFAAKDAKAFTDMLATQLMALDGENVQSVLASEPQVAKLMDQLETAIQEIEKVESALDMYDETLRHVRDTIDKMDQKNANIQTANKNNEKLLNELQKVIHQLELSPKHQLALTDADLTTPTGLRDAIEAAKELQAVMNAQIHPALVRLKAIQEQRRRFEKWKAKFSQILSRHLNNLFIHMGNDIGETKRNSNNELTIMKHTSLHRELAAYTELMHWCKAMDRKSFMALNKVYTSSLSKLYERDIKLFLEDAKLRINAGHLSNSKEDIRKSTGPPSDWLLGVDKEFWTQESDTQERQRFDQVLEAVLSELEPICLSEQNFCVSFFQLDILSPTTKNTQTTLDGVDVKSNQEILPSLPKTKIEKKINEEVRKMMGEIFACIEPELIGFIQYHERMDSTYSMAVLVRLGRHVMSANDTGSFLSMTYGSALVHVKRNYDKLMHAHLKSIQDVRIIKKSKCGILPFVANFEYFAKTAEQIFKETERRTDLDKWYVKLLTVMFETIHSIASEHPKTPAEVIRMENFHHLYALLSQLKIGILDQFRKDAKQKYSEALSAYVTRYFGRPLEKLNAIIL; encoded by the exons ATGGCTACTGCTCGACAGATATTACAACAAGAAATATTCGATCAATGTGATCAAAAACTTTTGGCGTTTGTCGGTGTTAGTAATgattcaaaaaaaaagaaatttggaTATTTGTGTCTATCGGACACCAAGGAACCACcttcaaatatttacattcatcag ataaaatttgataataaggttgtgaaaaaaaaaagaatatggtCATTGAATGAATTGATTACTGTTGATGGAAAAACTTCATCTCAG GATTGTTTGGAAATAGAATTGACATTGGATAAACCATATAAATGGGTAGCAACTAATAATCAGGagcgtaaaatatttttgatttctttatGGAAG caatGTGCAAGCTATGTGTTTGACAAAAAACCTGAATTCAAAAATTTGCCTCTTGACTGGACATCTGGTGATTTAGTTGTGCTACCAGCTGATCGTAAATCAAAACTTTCTTTAg CTGTTTCACCTATTATTAGTGCTGAAGATTTTCAGCCTCTATCAGAAAAAGAAGAACAAGATCTAGAATTATTAATGAAAGAATGTGGATTTGCTGCCAAGGATGCTAAAGCATTTACAGATATGTTGGCCACTCAATTAATGGCTCTAGATGGT gagAATGTACAAAGTGTTCTTGCCTCAGAACCACAAGTTGCAAAATTAATGGATCAATTAGAAACTGCTATTCAAGAAATTGAAAAGGTAGAATCAGCTTTAGATATGTATGATGAAACCTTAAGACATGTGCGAGATACTATTGATAAGATGGATCAGAAAAATGCTAATATTCAAacagctaataaaaataatgaaaaattacttAATGAACTACAAAAAGTAATT catCAATTAGAACTCTCTCCAAAACATCAATTAGCATTAACTGATGCTGACTTAACTACACCAACTGGATTACGAGATGCTATTGAGGCTGCAAAAGAATTACAAGCAGTTATGAATGCACAGATTCATCCAGCTTTAGTTCGTTTAAAAGCAATTCAGGAACAAAGAAGAAGATTTGAAAAATGGAAAGCAAAATTTTCGCAAATTCTCTCTAGACatcttaataatttgtttattcatatg GGAAATGATATTGGAGAAACAAAAAGAAATTCGAACAATGAATTGACCATCATGAAACATACTTCATTGCATCGTGAACTTGCTGCTTATACAGAACTCATGCATTGGTGTAAAGCAATGGATCGAAAATCATTTATGGCACTTAATAAAGTTTATACATCATCTTTATCTAAACTTTATGAAAgagatataaaattgtttttagaagATGCAAAATTGCGTATAAATGCTG GTCATTTATCTAATTCTAAAGAAGATATTAGAAAGTCAACTGGCCCACCATCAGATTGGTTATTAGGTGTAGATAAAGAATTTTGGACTCAAGAAAGTGATACTCAAGAACGACAGAGATTTGACCAAGTGTTGGAAGCAGTTCTCTCTGAACTTGAACCAATTTGTTTATCTGAACAAAATTTTTGtgtttcattttttcaattagACATACTCAGCCCTACCaccaaa AATACCCAAACAACTTTAGATGGAGTAGATGTAAAGTCAAATCAAGAAATATTACCATCTTTACCAAAgactaaaattgaaaaaaaaataaatgaagaaGTTAGAAAAATGATGGGTGAAATTTTTGCTTGTATAGAACCAGAGTTGATTGGATTTATACAATATCACGAAAGAATGGATAGCAC ttattcaatGGCTGTTTTAGTAAGATTAGGTCGCCATGTTATGTCTGCTAATGATACTGGCTCCTTTTTAAGTATGACTTATGGTTCTGCATTAGTTCACGTGAAAAGAAATTATGATAAACTCATGCACGCACACTTAAAGTCAATTCAAGAcgtaagaattattaaaaagtctAAATGTGGCATACTTCCCTTTGTTGCCAATTTtgag tattttgctAAAACAGctgaacaaatatttaaagaaactgAGCGTCGAACTGATTTAGATAAATGGTATGTTAAACTCTTAACTGTAATGTTTGAAACTATTCATTCAATTGCCAGTGAACATCCTAAGACTCCTGCTGAAGTTATCAGAATGG AGAATTTTCATCATTTGTATGCATTGCTGTCTCAATTAAAAATTGGTATATTAGATCAATTTAGAAAAGATGCAAAACAAAAGTATAGTGAAGCATTAAGTGCTTACGTAACACGTTATTTTGGTAGACCGCTCGAAAAACTGAATGcaa TTATTCTTTGA
- the LOC132921710 gene encoding exocyst complex component 1 isoform X1: protein MATARQILQQEIFDQCDQKLLAFVGVSNDSKKKKFGYLCLSDTKEPPSNIYIHQIKFDNKVVKKKRIWSLNELITVDGKTSSQDCLEIELTLDKPYKWVATNNQERKIFLISLWKQCASYVFDKKPEFKNLPLDWTSGDLVVLPADRKSKLSLAVSPIISAEDFQPLSEKEEQDLELLMKECGFAAKDAKAFTDMLATQLMALDGENVQSVLASEPQVAKLMDQLETAIQEIEKVESALDMYDETLRHVRDTIDKMDQKNANIQTANKNNEKLLNELQKVIHQLELSPKHQLALTDADLTTPTGLRDAIEAAKELQAVMNAQIHPALVRLKAIQEQRRRFEKWKAKFSQILSRHLNNLFIHMGNDIGETKRNSNNELTIMKHTSLHRELAAYTELMHWCKAMDRKSFMALNKVYTSSLSKLYERDIKLFLEDAKLRINAGHLSNSKEDIRKSTGPPSDWLLGVDKEFWTQESDTQERQRFDQVLEAVLSELEPICLSEQNFCVSFFQLDILSPTTKNTQTTLDGVDVKSNQEILPSLPKTKIEKKINEEVRKMMGEIFACIEPELIGFIQYHERMDSTYSMAVLVRLGRHVMSANDTGSFLSMTYGSALVHVKRNYDKLMHAHLKSIQDVRIIKKSKCGILPFVANFEYFAKTAEQIFKETERRTDLDKWYVKLLTVMFETIHSIASEHPKTPAEVIRMENFHHLYALLSQLKIGILDQFRKDAKQKYSEALSAYVTRYFGRPLEKLNLFFEGVEAKVAQGIKESEVGYQVAFSKQELRKVTKEYHGREVKKGLDHLYKKVEKHLSEEENLLQVVWRAMQEEFIQQYKYIEDLIQRCYPGSMISLEFSIEDLLQYFSEIARSH from the exons ATGGCTACTGCTCGACAGATATTACAACAAGAAATATTCGATCAATGTGATCAAAAACTTTTGGCGTTTGTCGGTGTTAGTAATgattcaaaaaaaaagaaatttggaTATTTGTGTCTATCGGACACCAAGGAACCACcttcaaatatttacattcatcag ataaaatttgataataaggttgtgaaaaaaaaaagaatatggtCATTGAATGAATTGATTACTGTTGATGGAAAAACTTCATCTCAG GATTGTTTGGAAATAGAATTGACATTGGATAAACCATATAAATGGGTAGCAACTAATAATCAGGagcgtaaaatatttttgatttctttatGGAAG caatGTGCAAGCTATGTGTTTGACAAAAAACCTGAATTCAAAAATTTGCCTCTTGACTGGACATCTGGTGATTTAGTTGTGCTACCAGCTGATCGTAAATCAAAACTTTCTTTAg CTGTTTCACCTATTATTAGTGCTGAAGATTTTCAGCCTCTATCAGAAAAAGAAGAACAAGATCTAGAATTATTAATGAAAGAATGTGGATTTGCTGCCAAGGATGCTAAAGCATTTACAGATATGTTGGCCACTCAATTAATGGCTCTAGATGGT gagAATGTACAAAGTGTTCTTGCCTCAGAACCACAAGTTGCAAAATTAATGGATCAATTAGAAACTGCTATTCAAGAAATTGAAAAGGTAGAATCAGCTTTAGATATGTATGATGAAACCTTAAGACATGTGCGAGATACTATTGATAAGATGGATCAGAAAAATGCTAATATTCAAacagctaataaaaataatgaaaaattacttAATGAACTACAAAAAGTAATT catCAATTAGAACTCTCTCCAAAACATCAATTAGCATTAACTGATGCTGACTTAACTACACCAACTGGATTACGAGATGCTATTGAGGCTGCAAAAGAATTACAAGCAGTTATGAATGCACAGATTCATCCAGCTTTAGTTCGTTTAAAAGCAATTCAGGAACAAAGAAGAAGATTTGAAAAATGGAAAGCAAAATTTTCGCAAATTCTCTCTAGACatcttaataatttgtttattcatatg GGAAATGATATTGGAGAAACAAAAAGAAATTCGAACAATGAATTGACCATCATGAAACATACTTCATTGCATCGTGAACTTGCTGCTTATACAGAACTCATGCATTGGTGTAAAGCAATGGATCGAAAATCATTTATGGCACTTAATAAAGTTTATACATCATCTTTATCTAAACTTTATGAAAgagatataaaattgtttttagaagATGCAAAATTGCGTATAAATGCTG GTCATTTATCTAATTCTAAAGAAGATATTAGAAAGTCAACTGGCCCACCATCAGATTGGTTATTAGGTGTAGATAAAGAATTTTGGACTCAAGAAAGTGATACTCAAGAACGACAGAGATTTGACCAAGTGTTGGAAGCAGTTCTCTCTGAACTTGAACCAATTTGTTTATCTGAACAAAATTTTTGtgtttcattttttcaattagACATACTCAGCCCTACCaccaaa AATACCCAAACAACTTTAGATGGAGTAGATGTAAAGTCAAATCAAGAAATATTACCATCTTTACCAAAgactaaaattgaaaaaaaaataaatgaagaaGTTAGAAAAATGATGGGTGAAATTTTTGCTTGTATAGAACCAGAGTTGATTGGATTTATACAATATCACGAAAGAATGGATAGCAC ttattcaatGGCTGTTTTAGTAAGATTAGGTCGCCATGTTATGTCTGCTAATGATACTGGCTCCTTTTTAAGTATGACTTATGGTTCTGCATTAGTTCACGTGAAAAGAAATTATGATAAACTCATGCACGCACACTTAAAGTCAATTCAAGAcgtaagaattattaaaaagtctAAATGTGGCATACTTCCCTTTGTTGCCAATTTtgag tattttgctAAAACAGctgaacaaatatttaaagaaactgAGCGTCGAACTGATTTAGATAAATGGTATGTTAAACTCTTAACTGTAATGTTTGAAACTATTCATTCAATTGCCAGTGAACATCCTAAGACTCCTGCTGAAGTTATCAGAATGG AGAATTTTCATCATTTGTATGCATTGCTGTCTCAATTAAAAATTGGTATATTAGATCAATTTAGAAAAGATGCAAAACAAAAGTATAGTGAAGCATTAAGTGCTTACGTAACACGTTATTTTGGTAGACCGCTCGAAAAACTGAAT TTATTCTTTGAAGGTGTGGAAGCTAAGGTAGCTCAAGGTATTAAAGAATCAGAAGTTGGTTATCAAGTGGCTTTCAGTAAACAAGAATTAAGGAAAGTAACTAAAGAGTATCATGGACGAGAGGTGAAAAAAGGCTTAGATcatttgtataaaaaagtagaaaaacatCTTAGTGAAGAAGAAAATTTACtacaa gtgGTTTGGAGAGCTATGCAAGAAGAATTTAttcaacaatataaatacattgaaGACTTAATTCAAAGGTGCTATCCTGGTTCCATGATTTCATTGGAATTTTCCATTGAAGATCTATTACAGTATTTTTCAGAAATTGCTAGATCCCATtag